A genomic stretch from Acidobacteriota bacterium includes:
- a CDS encoding GNAT family N-acetyltransferase — translation MEIIDLRHFGAAELRPLLMEEARLWSERMNWDYQSSAEMILRYLDSKILPGYAAVDDGKVVGYSFFVYEGSKGVVGDMFAAAHSQPDLSERLLNHVTETLQNSPGIHRIEAQLLLHDTGSTVAPFVHRGFRRFSRLFMALPLRPTPEFRVPGLRGITLRPWAEQDFQAGANVIMQAYAGHVDSEINDQYRSIAGSLRFLNNIIRFPGCGTFDPASSLTAVHTSSRSIIGMLLCSRVRDDVGHVTQVCVLPEYRGQGLARAMMASCLRSLLERKFAELSLTVTAANHHAIALYERLGFHTRRIFDAFVWEG, via the coding sequence GTGGAAATTATCGATCTTCGACATTTCGGTGCCGCCGAGTTGCGCCCTCTGCTGATGGAGGAAGCTCGGCTCTGGTCGGAGCGCATGAACTGGGACTACCAGAGCTCGGCGGAGATGATTCTTCGTTACCTCGATTCCAAAATTCTTCCCGGGTATGCCGCTGTCGACGACGGCAAAGTCGTAGGGTATTCATTTTTCGTTTACGAGGGCAGCAAGGGTGTGGTTGGCGATATGTTCGCGGCAGCCCATTCGCAGCCCGATCTCAGCGAGCGGCTGCTGAACCATGTCACTGAGACGCTGCAGAATTCTCCCGGCATTCACCGAATCGAAGCCCAGTTGCTGTTGCACGATACGGGTTCCACGGTGGCTCCGTTCGTGCATCGAGGCTTTCGGCGTTTTTCCCGCCTATTTATGGCGCTTCCGCTGCGGCCTACGCCTGAATTCCGAGTACCCGGGCTTCGAGGCATCACACTGCGTCCCTGGGCTGAGCAGGACTTCCAGGCAGGTGCGAACGTCATCATGCAAGCCTACGCCGGTCATGTGGACTCCGAAATCAACGATCAGTACCGAAGCATCGCCGGCTCGCTGCGCTTCCTGAACAACATCATCCGTTTCCCCGGCTGCGGGACCTTCGATCCAGCATCATCGCTCACGGCGGTACATACATCCTCTCGTTCCATTATAGGAATGCTGTTGTGCTCGCGCGTGCGAGACGATGTTGGACACGTAACCCAGGTTTGCGTTCTGCCCGAATATCGCGGCCAGGGACTCGCCCGTGCGATGATGGCTTCATGCCTGCGTAGTCTTCTGGAGCGCAAGTTTGCCGAGCTGTCTTTGACCGTCACCGCGGCGAACCACCATGCGATCGCGCTTTACGAGCGCCTGGGTTTTCATACGCGCAGGATATTCGATGCTTTTGTCTGGGAAGGGTAA